In Silene latifolia isolate original U9 population chromosome 3, ASM4854445v1, whole genome shotgun sequence, a single window of DNA contains:
- the LOC141648471 gene encoding squalene synthase 2-like, which yields MEHLCAILKHPDELYPLLKLKLAFNQAQNQIPEQVHWCFCYSMLNKVSRSFAFVIQSLGCELRNAVCVFYLVLRALDTVEDDTSIATEIKIPILKAFHQHIYNPDWHFSCGTKHYKVLMDEFHHVSTAFLELDRGYQEAIEDITKRMGAGMAQFICKEVETVSEYNEYCHYAAGLAGLGLSKLFNKTGLEDLAPESLSNAMGSFLQKTNIIHDYLEDISELPKSRMFWPREIWIKYVNKLEDLKYEENSEKAVQCLNDMVTNALLHVEDCLTYMSALRDHAIFRFCAIPQIMAIGTLALCYNNIQVFRGDVKMRRGLAAIVIDQTNTMADVYGAFFDFACMLKSKVDKRDPNATKTLNRIEAIQKVCKDSGTLSKRKLYVEKNKSGLSPAVMFVIFIILAIILVRVSSNSGLAYILVP from the exons ATGGAGCATTTGTGTGCAATTTTGAAACACCCAGATGAATTATACCCACTTTTGAAATTAAAATTAGCTTTTAATCAAGCTCAAAACCAAATTCCTGAACAAGTTCATTGGTGTTTTTGTTACTCTATGCTTAATAAAGTTTCTAGGAGCTTTGCATTTGTCATTCAAAGTCTTGGATGCGAGCTACGTAATGCT GTATGTGTCTTTTATTTGGTACTTAGAGCCCTGGACACTGTAG AGGATGATACGAGCATAGCCACAGAAATCAAGATTCCGATTCTGAAGGCCTTTCATCAGCACATATACAATCCTGACTGGCATTTTTCTT GTGGTACAAAGCACTATAAAGTTCTCATGGACGAGTTTCATCACGTCTCAACAGCCTTCCTGGAGCTTGACAGAGG CTATCAAGAAGCAATTGAGGATATCACCAAAAGAATGGGTGCAGGAATGGCACAATTTATTTGCAAGGAG GTAGAAACAGTAAGCGAATACAACGAATATTGCCACTATGCTGCAGGACTTGCTGGCCTTGGGTTGTCGAAGCTTTTCAATAAAACCGGCTTAGAGGATTTGGCGCCAGAAAGTCTTTCCAATGCAATGGGTTCATTTCTTCAG AAAACAAACATTATACATGATTACCTTGAAGATATAAGCGAACTACCAAAATCTCGCATGTTTTGGCCTCGAGAGATATGGATTAAGTATGTCAACAAACTCGAG GATCTGAAGTACGAGGAGAACTCGGAGAAAGCAGTTCAATGTTTAAATGACATGGTGACCAATGCTTTGTTACATGTGGAAGATTGCCTCACATACATGTCTGCTTTACGGGACCATGCTATATTCCGATTTTGTGCTATTCCACAA ATCATGGCCATTGGAACATTGGCTTTGTGCTACAATAACATTCAAGTCTTCAGAGGCGACGTGAAAATGAGACGTG GTTTGGCCGCTATAGTAATTGATCAGACAAACACAATGGCTGATGTTTATGGCGCCTTCTTCGATTTTGCCTGCATGTTAAAATCTAAG GTTGACAAGAGGGATCCAAATGCCACAAAAACACTGAACAGAATTGAAGCGATCCAGAAAGTTTGCAAAGACTCGGGAACTCTAAGCAAACG GAAATTATACGTCGAGAAGAATAAGTCGGGATTAAGTCCAGCTGTG ATGTTTGTGATTTTCATTATACTGGCAATCATTCTGGTCCGCGTGTCTTCCAACTCAG GTCTGGCTTACATTCTGGTACCGTAA